A DNA window from Candidatus Hydrogenedentota bacterium contains the following coding sequences:
- the thpR gene encoding RNA 2',3'-cyclic phosphodiesterase, translating to MRCFAAFETGPAARAALGECIASLRPLGGQVSWVRPENLHLTLRFLGEVTPEQASAYAARLRVLVSAFPDLRTSDGPCVRSRAQQAAPLQEDSRCLRVCPGHGQVGAPLAAPSSCPAGQFHPVGEEHPFHDITHSPARSHGAPDPVPRLIRRLGALPPLELVAEGLGAFPSLRRPSVLWAGVRALSGDLLAVQRAAEACAAAIGLSPEPKPFHPHLTLGRVRAPRGLAPLLEAFAELAAAAPRFGDAFPAPAVALFQSELKPGGAVYTRLEEISLQWRSSS from the coding sequence ATGCGCTGTTTCGCGGCCTTCGAGACCGGCCCCGCCGCGCGGGCGGCGCTGGGGGAGTGCATCGCCTCGCTGCGCCCCCTGGGCGGGCAGGTGTCCTGGGTGCGGCCGGAGAATCTTCACCTGACCCTGCGCTTTCTCGGCGAGGTGACGCCTGAGCAGGCGTCCGCGTATGCGGCGCGCCTGCGGGTGCTGGTGTCCGCATTCCCGGATCTCCGGACAAGCGACGGCCCATGCGTCCGCTCCAGGGCGCAGCAAGCGGCGCCCCTACAAGAGGATTCCCGGTGTCTTCGTGTGTGCCCGGGGCATGGGCAGGTAGGGGCGCCGCTTGCCGCGCCCTCTTCTTGCCCGGCAGGACAGTTTCACCCGGTGGGTGAGGAGCATCCCTTTCACGACATCACGCATTCTCCGGCGCGTTCACATGGCGCACCTGATCCCGTCCCTCGCCTTATCCGGCGATTAGGGGCATTGCCTCCGCTTGAACTCGTGGCGGAGGGGCTGGGCGCGTTTCCCAGCCTGCGCCGCCCGTCGGTGCTGTGGGCGGGGGTGAGGGCGCTGTCGGGCGACCTTTTGGCGGTCCAGCGGGCCGCCGAGGCCTGCGCGGCGGCCATCGGCCTGTCCCCCGAGCCGAAGCCGTTTCATCCCCACCTGACCCTGGGCCGGGTGCGCGCCCCGCGCGGGCTGGCCCCCCTGCTGGAGGCCTTCGCGGAGTTGGCCGCCGCCGCGCCGCGCTTCGGGGATGCATTCCCCGCGCCCGCCGTGGCATTATTCCAAAGCGAACTGAAGCCCGGCGGCGCGGTGTACACGCGCCTGGAGGAGATTTCCCTGCAATGGCGCTCATCGTCCTGA
- the rbfA gene encoding 30S ribosome-binding factor RbfA, with translation MSENSRATRVAEVIREEIARLLTKGLKDPRIGFVSVMEVRMSPDLRHANVYVSLYGGEAERKSSLIALQNSAGWVRREVGKCLHVHHTPEIRFFPDSTLDRVYQLEEVFQTIHVEQQNTPMLRMTLAEMVEELKTAEAPLVVTHVNPDGDAVGSLLAARLFLRALGKTRVSCAVDGAVPAAYAALPGAKTILNAESDRPVFDRVVLVDCARLDRIGEIADWIPPAVRVLVLDHHDEEGPPGGAGIIDPSRAAAGELVAALFDAAEIPWDADAATCLYVAQATDTGGYRFASTTAGSHELAARLISAGVDLAVWNERIFNTMAARKFQLLRRVLDRAEFLRGGELAVSWVGQADFEETGALAEDTDGLINYLRQVDGVRVAAFFTERAPGVCKASLRSAASFDSARFLREYGGGGHFMAAGATLDMPLAEARKTVTAALAAAMDDNGTEAP, from the coding sequence ATGAGCGAGAACAGCAGGGCCACCCGCGTGGCCGAGGTCATACGCGAGGAGATCGCGCGGCTCCTGACCAAGGGGCTCAAGGACCCGCGGATCGGCTTTGTCTCCGTCATGGAGGTGCGCATGTCCCCCGACCTGCGCCATGCCAACGTCTATGTCAGCCTCTACGGCGGCGAGGCGGAGCGCAAGTCCTCCCTCATCGCGCTCCAGAACTCCGCCGGCTGGGTGCGGCGCGAGGTGGGCAAGTGCCTGCACGTGCACCACACCCCCGAAATCCGGTTCTTCCCGGACAGCACGCTGGACCGGGTCTACCAGCTGGAGGAGGTCTTCCAGACCATCCACGTGGAGCAGCAGAACACCCCCATGCTCCGCATGACCCTCGCCGAGATGGTGGAGGAGCTGAAAACCGCCGAGGCCCCCCTCGTCGTCACCCATGTCAACCCGGACGGCGACGCCGTGGGCAGCCTGCTCGCCGCGCGCCTCTTTCTGCGCGCCCTCGGCAAGACGCGCGTCTCCTGCGCCGTTGACGGCGCGGTCCCCGCAGCCTACGCCGCCCTGCCCGGCGCCAAGACGATCCTGAACGCCGAGAGCGACCGTCCCGTGTTCGACCGCGTCGTCCTGGTGGACTGCGCGCGGCTGGACCGCATCGGCGAGATCGCGGACTGGATTCCCCCCGCCGTTCGCGTGCTGGTTCTTGACCACCACGACGAGGAGGGCCCCCCCGGCGGGGCCGGCATCATTGACCCCTCCCGCGCCGCCGCGGGCGAGCTGGTCGCCGCGCTCTTTGACGCCGCCGAAATCCCCTGGGACGCCGACGCGGCCACCTGCCTCTACGTCGCCCAGGCCACCGACACCGGCGGCTACCGTTTCGCCAGCACCACCGCCGGAAGCCACGAGCTGGCCGCGCGGCTCATCTCGGCGGGCGTGGACCTGGCCGTGTGGAACGAGCGCATCTTCAACACCATGGCCGCCCGGAAATTCCAGCTTCTGCGCCGCGTGCTCGACCGGGCCGAGTTCCTCCGCGGCGGCGAGCTCGCCGTCTCCTGGGTGGGGCAGGCCGACTTCGAGGAGACCGGCGCGCTGGCGGAGGACACCGACGGCCTGATCAACTATCTCCGCCAGGTGGACGGGGTCCGCGTGGCCGCGTTCTTCACGGAGCGCGCGCCGGGCGTCTGCAAGGCCAGCCTGCGCTCCGCCGCCTCGTTTGACAGCGCCCGCTTCCTCCGGGAGTACGGCGGCGGCGGCCATTTCATGGCGGCGGGCGCCACGCTGGACATGCCGCTGGCGGAGGCGCGGAAGACCGTGACCGCCGCCCTGGCGGCCGCCATGGACGACAACGGGACGGAGGCGCCATGA
- the ribF gene encoding riboflavin biosynthesis protein RibF, whose amino-acid sequence MDTVADILSCAAHPRPTALTVGSFDGVHLGHRRLLETLVRAADTRGLVPAVMTLDPHPRQLFAPASAPNILTTAAQKNRLLAAAGVGAHFTLPFTRETAAMDREAFVRDVVVRQCGARLLLVGHDFRFGRDAAGSFEYLLEHAGAFGLEVARVDALVLDGECVSSTLIRERVLQGAVEDAARCLGRPYALEGPVLAGRGIGRTLGFPTANLAPGNLAVPAHGVYIAETLVDGRVWPSAVNIGIAPTVRNEDALVETHLLGFTGDLIGRTVEITFHRRLRPEQRFSSLEALKAAIRRDLDTVRAHFSS is encoded by the coding sequence GTGGACACCGTCGCCGACATCCTCTCCTGCGCGGCGCATCCGCGGCCCACGGCCCTGACCGTCGGCAGTTTTGACGGCGTCCACCTCGGCCACCGCCGGCTGCTCGAGACCCTCGTCCGCGCGGCGGATACCCGCGGGCTGGTGCCCGCCGTCATGACCCTCGACCCGCACCCCCGCCAGCTTTTCGCCCCCGCCAGCGCGCCGAACATCCTGACCACGGCCGCCCAGAAGAACCGGCTGCTCGCCGCGGCGGGCGTCGGCGCCCACTTCACCCTGCCCTTCACGCGCGAGACCGCCGCGATGGACCGCGAGGCCTTCGTCCGCGACGTGGTGGTCCGGCAGTGCGGCGCGCGGCTGCTTCTGGTCGGGCATGATTTCCGTTTCGGCCGCGACGCCGCAGGATCCTTCGAGTACCTCCTCGAGCACGCCGGCGCCTTCGGCCTCGAAGTCGCGCGGGTGGACGCGCTGGTTCTCGACGGCGAATGCGTCAGCAGCACCCTCATCCGAGAGCGCGTCCTCCAGGGCGCCGTGGAGGACGCCGCCCGGTGCCTGGGCCGGCCCTACGCCCTCGAGGGGCCCGTCCTCGCCGGGCGCGGCATCGGCCGCACCCTCGGCTTTCCCACCGCCAACCTCGCCCCCGGCAACCTCGCCGTCCCCGCCCACGGCGTCTACATCGCCGAGACTCTGGTGGACGGCCGCGTCTGGCCCTCGGCCGTCAACATCGGCATCGCCCCCACCGTGCGCAACGAGGACGCCCTCGTCGAGACCCACCTCCTCGGCTTCACCGGCGACCTCATCGGCAGGACCGTAGAGATCACCTTCCACCGCCGCCTCCGCCCCGAGCAGCGCTTTTCCTCCCTCGAAGCCCTCAAAGCCGCCATCCGCCGCGACCTGGACACCGTCCGCGCCCATTTTTCCTCCTGA
- the lepB gene encoding signal peptidase I yields the protein MEASPETAVRAPRRLHALLHSKKAGWAAVVLLAALAVFAFGPLGVRFFLVPSSSMETTLMPGDMIVTVRADTLRRGDIVVFRHNGEYLVKRVAGLPGDELSVADGALFLNGKYASEPYLREPMGYVIDPPVRVPEGQMLFLGDNRNHSDDSVPDRKEEGFDFADRESVIGRVVFRYYPYDRMGRIRSYPLTNTAGE from the coding sequence ATGGAAGCCTCCCCCGAAACCGCCGTCCGCGCGCCCCGAAGGCTCCACGCCCTGCTCCACAGCAAGAAGGCGGGCTGGGCCGCCGTGGTCCTGCTCGCCGCGCTGGCGGTGTTCGCCTTCGGCCCCCTGGGCGTCCGTTTCTTCCTCGTGCCCTCGTCCTCCATGGAGACCACGCTCATGCCCGGCGACATGATCGTCACGGTGCGCGCGGACACCCTCCGCAGGGGAGACATTGTCGTGTTCCGCCACAACGGCGAGTACCTCGTGAAGCGGGTGGCGGGCCTTCCGGGCGACGAGTTGTCGGTGGCGGACGGCGCGCTGTTCCTGAACGGCAAATACGCCTCGGAGCCCTACCTGCGCGAGCCCATGGGCTACGTCATAGACCCGCCGGTCCGCGTGCCCGAGGGGCAGATGCTCTTTCTCGGCGACAACCGGAACCACAGCGACGACAGCGTCCCCGACCGGAAAGAAGAGGGCTTCGACTTCGCCGACCGCGAAAGCGTCATCGGCCGGGTCGTGTTCCGGTACTACCCCTACGACCGCATGGGCAGGATACGGTCCTACCCCCTGACCAACACGGCCGGGGAGTGA
- the infB gene encoding translation initiation factor IF-2 — protein sequence MQTISSFTEKLDLSLDWAISSLRQLRHSIADGGTEIDADQEELLIALDEEPGLLEKKLAELAKQDAAAAKKEEAAAKKKAAAAKKAAAKKPAAKKPAAKKPAAKKPAARKKKTDGDEEAEEAPTGESAPTAVILPDPETGMEPVAVVEEVAAVVETVAEAAEAAEAAEDAVIEVSAPPEAPEAGEAPEAPAAAVVPEQELIAVILPDEPVTEEDAERAEQAAIEDAATEQLGALARAEWKQREMERLRGQRKVEKDKQPPQEEVAAPVPDPEVLRAVLERDRQRKERQQAPPPARGPARPGRDAAAAKPGGRKEQAPVLLTPEELEKARARSMEKRGGAPTKAAKQKQKKEKAERLRVVEEDMQREAVLAVREFQSGSAATGSKKYRRRRRDGDDGGESGVMLLGTVVVEETLTVDQLASQLGRSAAEIIVDLMDMDVMATKNQVLDMEQIRHIADKYSFNVEVAIPEEEKVFAEEPDSPEDLLPRPPVVTVMGHVDHGKTSLLDRVRRTNVADSEAGGITQHIAAYQFELPGGGVTFLDTPGHEAFTQMRARGAHVTDVVILVVAATDGVMPQTIEAIDHAKAAEVPIIVAVNKCDLENAQPDRVRQELTQYGLVAEEWGGDTIMRNISARNGDGVDDLMDLLTLQTELLNLRANPNKRARGAVLESEITTGQGPVAWVLVQSGTLRVGDTFLAGTTSGRVRSMVNARGEELKEAGPSMPVVVTGFSTPPDAGDIFIVTEEERVAKSIAEKRAAAQRLKRGPAVKHMTLEDFHKRFSEVEKKVLNVIVKGDVQGSVDVLRSSLAKLGNEEVSVNIVHGGVGAVNESDIILAGASDSVVIGFHVTANPKVRKLAEQEGVEIRTYLIIYEMMDDLRNALEGLLAPEKREAITGHAEIRQVFRSSALGNIAGCHVVDGEITRSALARLVRDGVVVYSGKIDSLRRGKDDAKSAATGFECGIKLERFDDVRAGDVIEVYKIEQIAKTLD from the coding sequence ATGCAGACCATTTCAAGTTTCACGGAGAAACTGGACCTTTCCCTTGACTGGGCGATCAGCTCGCTCAGGCAGCTGCGCCATTCCATCGCCGACGGCGGCACCGAGATAGACGCGGACCAGGAAGAGCTGCTCATCGCCCTGGACGAGGAGCCCGGTCTGCTCGAAAAGAAGCTCGCCGAGCTTGCCAAGCAGGACGCGGCGGCGGCGAAGAAGGAGGAGGCGGCGGCGAAGAAGAAGGCCGCCGCGGCGAAGAAGGCCGCGGCAAAGAAGCCCGCGGCAAAGAAGCCTGCGGCAAAGAAGCCTGCGGCAAAGAAACCCGCAGCCAGAAAGAAGAAGACGGACGGGGACGAAGAGGCGGAAGAGGCGCCGACCGGGGAATCCGCCCCGACCGCAGTGATTCTTCCCGACCCGGAGACGGGGATGGAACCCGTGGCGGTGGTGGAAGAGGTGGCGGCCGTGGTGGAGACAGTGGCGGAGGCTGCGGAGGCCGCGGAGGCTGCGGAAGACGCGGTGATCGAGGTTTCCGCCCCCCCCGAGGCGCCGGAGGCCGGGGAGGCCCCCGAAGCGCCCGCGGCGGCCGTGGTCCCCGAGCAGGAGCTTATCGCCGTCATTCTCCCAGACGAGCCGGTCACGGAGGAGGACGCGGAGCGCGCCGAGCAGGCGGCCATCGAGGACGCGGCCACCGAGCAGCTGGGCGCCCTTGCCCGCGCGGAGTGGAAGCAGCGCGAGATGGAGCGCCTGCGCGGGCAGCGCAAGGTGGAGAAGGACAAGCAGCCCCCGCAGGAGGAGGTCGCCGCGCCGGTGCCCGACCCCGAGGTGCTGCGGGCCGTGCTCGAGCGGGACCGCCAGCGCAAGGAGCGCCAGCAGGCCCCGCCGCCCGCGCGCGGCCCGGCGCGGCCCGGCCGCGACGCCGCGGCGGCCAAGCCCGGCGGCCGCAAGGAGCAGGCCCCCGTGCTGCTCACCCCCGAAGAGCTTGAAAAGGCCCGCGCCCGCAGCATGGAGAAGCGCGGCGGCGCCCCGACCAAGGCCGCCAAGCAGAAGCAGAAAAAAGAAAAGGCCGAGCGTTTGCGCGTCGTCGAGGAGGACATGCAGCGCGAGGCCGTGCTCGCCGTGCGCGAGTTCCAGTCCGGCTCCGCCGCCACGGGCTCCAAGAAGTACCGCCGCAGGCGCCGCGACGGCGATGACGGGGGCGAGAGCGGCGTGATGCTGCTGGGCACCGTCGTCGTCGAGGAGACGCTCACGGTGGACCAGCTCGCATCCCAGCTCGGCCGGAGCGCCGCCGAGATCATCGTGGACCTGATGGACATGGACGTCATGGCCACCAAGAACCAGGTTCTCGACATGGAGCAGATCCGCCACATCGCGGACAAGTACTCCTTCAACGTCGAGGTCGCCATCCCCGAGGAGGAAAAGGTCTTCGCCGAGGAGCCCGACAGCCCCGAGGACCTCCTCCCCCGGCCCCCCGTGGTCACGGTCATGGGCCACGTGGACCACGGAAAGACCTCGCTGCTGGACCGCGTCCGCCGGACCAACGTGGCGGACTCCGAGGCCGGCGGCATCACCCAGCACATCGCCGCGTACCAGTTCGAGCTGCCCGGCGGCGGCGTGACCTTCCTCGACACGCCCGGCCACGAGGCCTTCACCCAGATGCGCGCCCGCGGCGCCCACGTCACCGACGTGGTCATCCTGGTCGTGGCCGCCACCGACGGCGTCATGCCCCAGACCATCGAGGCCATTGACCACGCCAAGGCGGCCGAGGTCCCGATCATCGTCGCGGTGAACAAGTGCGACCTGGAAAACGCCCAGCCCGACCGCGTGCGCCAGGAGCTGACGCAGTACGGGCTGGTGGCCGAGGAGTGGGGCGGCGACACGATCATGCGCAACATCTCCGCGCGCAACGGCGACGGGGTGGACGACCTCATGGACCTGCTCACGCTCCAGACGGAGCTGCTCAACCTGCGGGCCAACCCCAACAAGCGCGCGCGCGGCGCCGTGCTCGAGTCCGAGATCACCACGGGCCAGGGCCCGGTGGCCTGGGTGCTCGTGCAGTCGGGCACCCTCCGCGTGGGCGACACCTTCCTTGCGGGCACGACCTCCGGGCGCGTCCGCAGCATGGTGAACGCCCGGGGCGAGGAGCTGAAGGAGGCCGGGCCCTCCATGCCCGTGGTCGTCACCGGGTTCAGCACGCCGCCGGACGCCGGCGACATTTTCATCGTCACCGAGGAGGAGCGGGTCGCCAAGAGCATCGCCGAGAAGCGCGCCGCGGCCCAGCGCCTCAAGCGCGGCCCCGCGGTGAAGCACATGACCCTGGAGGACTTCCACAAGCGCTTCTCCGAGGTGGAGAAGAAGGTGCTCAACGTCATCGTCAAGGGTGACGTGCAGGGCTCCGTGGACGTGCTCCGCTCGAGCCTGGCCAAGCTCGGCAACGAGGAGGTCAGCGTCAACATCGTCCACGGCGGCGTCGGCGCCGTCAACGAGTCCGACATCATCCTGGCCGGCGCGAGCGACTCGGTGGTCATCGGGTTCCACGTCACGGCCAACCCGAAGGTCCGCAAGCTGGCCGAGCAGGAGGGCGTCGAGATACGCACCTACCTGATCATCTACGAGATGATGGACGACCTGCGCAACGCCCTCGAGGGGCTCCTCGCGCCCGAGAAGCGCGAGGCCATCACGGGCCACGCGGAGATCCGGCAGGTCTTCCGCTCTTCCGCCCTGGGCAACATTGCCGGCTGCCACGTGGTGGACGGCGAGATCACCCGCAGCGCGCTGGCCCGCCTCGTGCGCGACGGCGTGGTCGTCTACAGCGGCAAGATAGACTCCCTGCGCCGCGGCAAGGACGACGCGAAGTCCGCCGCCACGGGGTTCGAGTGCGGCATCAAGCTTGAGCGCTTCGACGACGTCCGGGCCGGCGACGTCATCGAGGTGTACAAGATTGAGCAGATCGCCAAGACCCTGGACTGA
- a CDS encoding DUF503 domain-containing protein codes for MTIGLLEMDFLVPGARSLKEKRSVVKGLKDRLRARFNCSVAEVAFQDVWTRFRLAVCVVSGDSRFANTQLNEIVNHASTHRGAVLADYRIEML; via the coding sequence GTGACCATCGGGCTGCTGGAGATGGACTTTCTCGTGCCCGGCGCGCGTTCCCTGAAGGAGAAGCGCTCCGTGGTGAAGGGTCTGAAGGACCGGCTGCGCGCCCGCTTCAACTGCTCCGTCGCCGAGGTGGCGTTCCAGGACGTCTGGACGCGTTTCCGCCTGGCCGTCTGCGTGGTGAGCGGCGACAGCCGCTTCGCCAACACGCAGCTGAATGAAATTGTCAACCACGCCTCCACGCACCGCGGCGCGGTGCTGGCGGACTACCGGATTGAGATGCTATGA
- a CDS encoding NAD(P)H-hydrate epimerase — MRRVLTAAEMREADRRCIEDVGIPGAVLMNTAGAAVWAEAARWPGPVGVVCGKGNNGGDGFVVARLALCAGRAVRAVLIGDPAAVTGDAAVFLRAYERLGGVVVPASDPEAAARETAALRGSGVLVDALLGTGFAGGVRGAARAVLEAWPEGIPTVAVDIPSGLNADTGEPGGAVVRADTTVTFACLKRGLLAESARPFTGRIIVADIGIPEACLEGLGTLIPNDDR, encoded by the coding sequence ATGCGGCGTGTGCTGACGGCGGCGGAGATGCGCGAGGCCGACCGGCGGTGCATCGAGGACGTCGGGATTCCCGGCGCGGTCCTGATGAACACCGCCGGCGCGGCCGTCTGGGCCGAGGCCGCGCGGTGGCCGGGGCCCGTGGGCGTCGTCTGCGGGAAGGGCAACAACGGCGGGGACGGCTTTGTCGTCGCCCGCCTCGCCCTGTGCGCGGGCCGCGCCGTGCGTGCAGTTCTCATCGGCGACCCGGCGGCGGTCACGGGCGACGCGGCGGTTTTCCTGCGCGCCTACGAACGCCTCGGCGGCGTCGTGGTCCCCGCGTCCGACCCGGAGGCGGCGGCCCGCGAGACCGCCGCCCTGCGCGGGTCCGGCGTGCTGGTGGACGCCCTGCTCGGCACCGGCTTCGCGGGCGGGGTGAGGGGCGCGGCGCGCGCCGTCCTAGAGGCCTGGCCGGAGGGGATTCCCACCGTGGCGGTGGACATCCCCTCGGGGCTCAACGCCGACACGGGCGAACCGGGCGGCGCCGTCGTGCGCGCCGACACCACCGTGACCTTTGCCTGCCTCAAGCGCGGCCTGCTCGCGGAAAGCGCCCGCCCCTTCACAGGGCGCATTATCGTGGCGGACATCGGCATCCCCGAAGCCTGCCTGGAGGGACTGGGAACGCTCATCCCGAATGACGACAGGTGA
- a CDS encoding DUF4139 domain-containing protein, whose product MKPIWMLVAVMCLPLFAAAQDPAPAAPPAPAPADAVAALETTLSDQTDVAVTVYNNDRALVRDRRKLSLAPGTLTLRFMDVAASIQPETVSLVSLNDGGNLHILEQNYEFDLMSPEKLMEKYVGREVTLVNKSNDLNFFEQKAKLLSVNNGPIYEVEGKIFLGHPGQVVLPELPGELIAKPTLVWMLENGGRDHEVEATYLTSGMSWKADYVVTMNREETQMNLEGWVTLNNQSGTTYQNAQLKLVAGEVNVVQADMMPAPAMEMMKSAVGGRAPQMVEESFAEYHLYTLQRRTTVKQNQSKQVSLLSGNGVAVKKIYEFRGDIAFYASKMEPIKNQNVDVFLTFQNDEKNQLGIPLPAGVMCVYQQDSGGMYQFSGEDRIRHTAKDEQVRLRLGKAFDIVAERIQSDYRGVGPTIHEAEFRIPVRNHKDTPVTVDVVEPMPATWTILSKSHDFVKKDAHTAVFSLDIPADGTVELTYRVRVQW is encoded by the coding sequence ATGAAACCGATTTGGATGCTGGTTGCGGTGATGTGCCTTCCGCTGTTTGCCGCCGCGCAGGACCCCGCCCCGGCGGCGCCGCCCGCGCCCGCGCCCGCCGACGCCGTCGCGGCGCTGGAGACAACGCTTTCGGACCAGACGGACGTGGCGGTGACGGTGTACAACAACGACCGGGCGCTGGTGCGCGACCGGCGCAAACTGAGCCTGGCCCCCGGCACGCTGACGCTGCGCTTCATGGACGTGGCCGCGTCCATCCAGCCGGAGACGGTGAGCCTGGTGTCGCTGAACGACGGCGGCAACCTGCACATTCTGGAGCAGAACTACGAGTTTGACCTGATGAGCCCGGAAAAGCTCATGGAGAAGTACGTGGGCCGCGAGGTGACGCTGGTCAACAAGAGCAACGACCTGAATTTCTTCGAGCAGAAGGCGAAGCTCCTCAGCGTGAACAACGGCCCCATCTACGAGGTGGAGGGGAAGATATTCCTCGGCCATCCGGGCCAGGTGGTGCTGCCCGAGCTGCCCGGCGAGCTGATCGCCAAGCCGACACTGGTGTGGATGCTGGAGAACGGCGGCAGGGACCACGAGGTCGAGGCGACCTACCTCACCTCCGGCATGTCGTGGAAGGCGGACTACGTGGTCACCATGAACCGTGAGGAGACACAAATGAACCTTGAGGGCTGGGTGACCCTCAACAACCAGTCCGGAACCACCTACCAGAACGCCCAGCTGAAACTCGTCGCGGGGGAGGTGAACGTGGTGCAGGCGGACATGATGCCCGCGCCCGCCATGGAGATGATGAAATCGGCGGTCGGCGGCCGCGCCCCGCAGATGGTCGAGGAGTCCTTTGCCGAGTACCACCTCTACACGCTCCAGCGCCGCACAACGGTCAAGCAGAACCAGTCGAAGCAGGTCAGCCTGCTCTCCGGAAACGGCGTGGCGGTGAAGAAGATCTACGAGTTCCGCGGCGACATCGCCTTCTACGCCAGCAAGATGGAGCCCATCAAGAACCAGAACGTGGACGTGTTTCTGACTTTCCAGAACGACGAGAAGAACCAGCTCGGCATCCCGCTGCCCGCGGGGGTCATGTGCGTCTACCAGCAGGACAGCGGCGGCATGTACCAGTTCTCCGGCGAGGACCGCATCAGGCACACGGCCAAGGACGAGCAGGTGCGCCTGCGCCTGGGCAAGGCCTTCGACATCGTCGCCGAGCGCATCCAGAGCGACTACCGGGGCGTCGGGCCGACCATTCACGAGGCCGAGTTCCGCATCCCCGTGCGCAACCACAAGGACACCCCGGTGACCGTGGACGTCGTGGAGCCCATGCCCGCCACCTGGACCATCCTTTCCAAGTCCCACGACTTCGTCAAGAAGGACGCCCACACGGCGGTCTTCTCCCTCGACATTCCGGCGGACGGCACGGTCGAGCTGACCTACCGCGTCCGCGTGCAGTGGTAG
- the truB gene encoding tRNA pseudouridine(55) synthase TruB, giving the protein MNGVLLVDKPAGMTSHDVVDRVRRAAQQRRIGHTGTLDPGATGLLVLCLGAATRLSEHLTGLDKTYEGTMRLGVVTDSYDMDGAVVSEHPVPELAQADIQAVCDTLTGDILQTPPMMSAVKVGGKRLYKMARSGQTVEREPRPVHVEAFDILSWTPPEAGLLVRCGSGTYVRALCHEAGQTLGCGGILASLRRTRVGAFSVADAVALDALDGPDTVRGRLIPMEDALDLPVVRVDRARAAMILTGAAIATSIRPAPEDFPDGLVQIKSEDGRLLALGTVVATETGALVRPRRVFMPEQ; this is encoded by the coding sequence ATGAACGGCGTGCTGCTGGTGGACAAGCCCGCGGGCATGACCTCGCATGATGTGGTGGACCGCGTGCGCCGGGCCGCGCAGCAGCGGCGCATCGGCCACACGGGCACCCTGGACCCCGGCGCGACGGGGCTGCTGGTGCTGTGCCTGGGCGCGGCCACGCGGCTTTCGGAGCATCTCACGGGCCTCGACAAGACCTACGAGGGCACCATGCGCCTCGGCGTGGTCACCGACAGTTATGACATGGACGGGGCCGTGGTCTCCGAGCATCCCGTGCCGGAACTGGCCCAGGCGGACATCCAGGCCGTCTGCGACACCCTCACGGGCGACATCCTCCAGACGCCGCCCATGATGAGCGCCGTCAAGGTGGGCGGCAAGCGCCTCTACAAGATGGCGCGCAGCGGCCAGACCGTCGAGCGCGAGCCCAGGCCCGTGCATGTGGAGGCCTTCGACATCCTCTCCTGGACCCCGCCCGAGGCGGGCCTGCTCGTGCGCTGCGGCAGCGGCACCTATGTCCGCGCCCTGTGCCACGAGGCGGGCCAGACCCTCGGCTGCGGCGGCATCCTCGCGTCCCTCCGGCGCACCCGCGTCGGCGCGTTCAGCGTCGCCGACGCCGTCGCCCTTGACGCGCTCGACGGCCCCGACACCGTGCGCGGCCGCCTCATCCCCATGGAGGACGCCCTCGACCTGCCCGTGGTTCGCGTGGACCGCGCGCGCGCCGCCATGATCCTCACCGGCGCCGCCATCGCCACCTCGATCCGGCCCGCCCCGGAGGATTTCCCCGACGGGCTCGTCCAGATCAAGTCCGAAGACGGCCGCCTGCTGGCCCTGGGCACGGTCGTCGCCACGGAAACCGGCGCGCTGGTCCGGCCCCGCCGCGTCTTCATGCCGGAACAGTAG